ATGTATCCATCACTGCCGAACGTTTAAAAGGCTATCGCGCAGCCTTAGCGCAGAACAATATTAAAGATGATGAAACGCTGATTAAATACTGCCCTCATGGCGGTAAGGATCTTAACGAAATAGAGAACGCCTTGGGTGAATTATTTCATAACGAGAACCGTCCCGATGCCATTTTTACGGCATCCGACAGGATCACCACCACAACATTATCTCTTTTGCATAAATTAGGTTTTAAAATTCCTGCAGATATTGCGCTGCTGGGCTTTACCAATACCCAACTGGCCGAAGTTTTAAACCCGCCGCTAAGCTCGGTATATCAGCCAGGCTTTGAAATGGGCAAAAAAGCCACCGAAATGCTGATCAGCGTTATTGAAAGCAGGTACCCGGTAACCGAGTTTGAAACTGCAGTGTTGCCCACCGAGGTTTTTATCAGGGCTTCATCGCAGAGGTAGGAGGCTTAGAAGTTAAGGCTAAACAAATTATAAAGGTATAATTGAGTTGTTATTGCAATGACGGCGGGGTTGCAATAACAACTTTAAACCTATCTCAGTCATTTCCGAATAAAATGTTTAATAAATGTAATTATAACATTTGTTGCTTTTCTAAAATCTTTTATTCACTTTTAGCGCTGTTATAAACCAAGCTAAAACCTTTCAGCGCTATGAGAAAACTGTTTAACGTTTGCCTGCTGTTGCTTTTATTTTCCGGAACTACTATAGCCCAAACTACCACGGGTAAAACCTTCACCAACCCCTTAATGCCTTCGGGGGCCGACCCATGGGTTATTCAAAAAGATGGATTTTATTATTACACCAACTCGACCGGAGGTAATATCGTGATCTGGAAAACAAAGGATATTACCGCTTTAAGTACATCTCCTAAAAAAGCTGTTTGGTCGCCGCCCGCGGGTATGGCTTATTCACGGGATCTTTGGGCGCCTGAGTTGCATTTTATAAATGGCAAGTGGTATGTATACTTTGCTGCCGATAATGGCGATAACAACAATCACCGCATTTATGTAATTGAAAATTCATCAGCAGATCCAACTCAGGGCACCTGGGAGTTTAAAGGTAAAATAGCTGATAGCACCGATAAATGGGCCATCGATGCCTCTGTGTTTGAAAGCAAGGGCAGCTGGTACATGATCTGGTCGGGTTGGGAAGGCGACCATAACGGGCAGCAGAATATCTATATAGCAAAAATGAAGGATGCTTTAACCATTGGCAGCGAGCGTGTAAAAGTATCAAGCCCAACTTACACCTGGGAAACTAACGGTGATTTGCGCGACGGTGATTTGACGCACGTTAGCGTAAACGAAGGCCCCGAAATATTAAAACATGGCAATAAACAGTTCCTCATCTATTCGGCCAGCGGCTGCTGGACTGATTTTTATGCTTTGGGGATGCTTACCGCCGATAAAAACAGTGATCTGTTAAATCCTGCTTCCTGGAAAAAATCAGATCAGCCGGTATTCAAACAATCGCCCGAAAATAGTGTGTATGCGCCGGGGCATAATTCATTCTTTAAATCGCCGGATGGGAGGGAGGATTGGATTATTTATCATGCCAACTCAAACCCTAACGAGGGCTGCGGTAATAAACGCTCGCCGCGTGCCCAAAAGTTTAGCTGGAATAAGGATGGATCGCCAAATTTTGGCGTACCGGTTAAGGATGGACAGCCATTGGTTAAGCCATCGGGTACTAAATAGATAGCGTTAGACAAGCGGGTATGTGATGGCTTTATGCACTGTAAACCGATTGCCCGTTAACAAAAGTTTGTTTAACCTTGATGGTATTGAGTTGCTCGTGCGAGATTTTTAAAGGATCTCCGTCCAGTACAATAAAATCAGCAAATTTACCTGCTGCGAGGCTGCCGGTTTGTTCCGTTTTGCTAATCAAGGCGGCATTATAAGTATAAGCTTTCAGCGCTTCGGCCACGGTAATGGCTTCGTGGGCGGCTATAATGCTGCCCTCATCGTCTGTTCGGGTAACGGCTGCCTGTACACCTTTAAACGGATTAAGGTTTTTTACGACCGGGGCGTCCGATGACAGGGCCATTAAGATGTTGTTATCGATGACCGATTTAACCGGGTAGCATCGGTTAAGATAGTCCTCGTCCAGATATTTAATAAAATTTTTGCCCAGCTCGCTGATAAAAATGCTTTGCATGGAGGTGGCTATCTCATACTTGTGCATTGCCTCCAGATGCTTAGTTTCGGGTAAACCAAGATGTTCTATGCGGTTTTTAATATCAGGAAACAGCTTTTTTAATTCCTTATAACTATCAATAACAAATTGAATAGCGGCATCGCCAATAGCGTGGGTGGCAATACTAAGGCCTTTTGCAGATGCCTGCGAGGCGAGGGTAATATACTGATCCTTGTTTAGCCGTAAAACACCCTGCTCTGCCGAGTTTTTATAAGGGCGTTTAAGCGCAGCCGTTTTGCCGCTCAGCCCCCCGTCCGAAAAAAATTTAACGGTATTTACATTAAATTCATCCGACGTGTAATAATCGGGAATGGGATAAGGCTGGTCGCCGCCATCGGGCAAAATTATGGGGATTGCATTAAGCCGGAAACCTAACCGGTTTTCGCGATGCATTTCATAATAGGTATCCAGTAACAAAGGATCAACCGCGGGATCGGTAGCCGAGGTAACACCGTATTTGTAAAGTTCTTCACGGGCGGCAAGCACCATCGTTTTTAGCTCGGTTTTGGTATAGGGCGGGATATTTTTGGTGATGAGGCCCAGCGCTGTTTCGGAGAAAATGCCGTTGGGTTTGCCATCATCACCTTGATAAATCACGCCGCCATCAGGTACCGGAGTATTAGCTGTTATATTACACAACTTCAAAGCCTTGCTGTTGCAAACGGCAATATGCGCGCAGGTGCGGATAACATAAACCGGACGATCTTTTATTACCTTATCCAGATCGGTTTTGGTGGGGATCTGCCCGTTTTTCCATGCGGCTTCGTTAAAACCCCGTGCGGTTATCCATGCTGCTTCGGGGTATTGCAGAGCATAATCGGCAAGCATTTGCAGCAAATGATCAAGGCTTTGGGCTCCGCGTACATCAAGCATGTAGGTTTTCAGATTGCCTACTTTCCAGATATGAATGTGGCTGTCGTTCAAACCCGGCATCAGCGTTTTGCCCAATGCGTTTATCACCTGTGTGCCAGGCTGGATGAGCGATTGCAAATCACCAAATCGCCCAATTGCTTTTATACGGTTACCGCTTATGGCAAGGGTATCATAAGCATTATTGTCAAATCCATCCTGAAATGATAAAATGCGAGCATTATAGATCAGCAGATCCCCGCTCCCTGTTTTGAGGGAAGAAAAATCTGCTGGTATTGATTGGTCCCCGTCCATCTTATTTTCTTTTATCATCCGCCCGTTTAATGGCTTCTTCCAAAACGCCAAGGGCCTCGGTTAATTGTTCATCGGTAATTACAATGGGGGGCAGCAAACGCAGGCAGTTGCTGAACAAGCCCGCACGAATCATGATAAGGCCCTGGCTTACCGCATCCCTGATAATCTCTAAAGTTACATCCATATCCGGGTCTTTGCTGTCGCGATCTTTCACAAATTCAACCAACTGCATAGCTCCAAGGCCCCTTACATCACCAATAATAGCGTATTTTTTCTTCCAGTTTTCAAGCGTGCTGCGCATCAGTTCGCCAACCTGGTTAACACGTGTAAGGAAGCTTTCGCTTTTAATAATTTTAATAGCCTCGATAGCAGCCACGCAAGCTACCGGACTACCTCCATAAGTGCCGCCCACACCGCCGGGATGTGGTGCATCCATAATTTCGGCCCTGCCGGTAGTTGCACTGATGGGCATGCCTGCACCTATCGATTTGGCGCTCACCACCACATCCGGCACCACATCAAAATGCTCTACAGCATAAAATTTTCCAGTACGCCCGGCCCCGCATTGTATTTCATCGGCAATCATCACAATACCGTATTTATCGCATACCTTGCGTATTTTTTGCAGATAGGCTTTAGGCATAGGTATAAAACCGCCCTCGCCCATAACAGGCTCAATAATTATTGCCGCCAGCGATTCGGGATCAACCTGCGAAATAAACGCAATATCCAGTTGTTTGATGCAATACTGTACATATTCATCATCGGTCATCCCCGGCAATTTGCGGTACAGGTTAGGCGCGGGGATGCGGTAAATATCAGATACAAAGGGCCCCATTCCTTTTTTAAACAAGGAG
The sequence above is a segment of the Mucilaginibacter celer genome. Coding sequences within it:
- a CDS encoding glycoside hydrolase family 43 protein gives rise to the protein MRKLFNVCLLLLLFSGTTIAQTTTGKTFTNPLMPSGADPWVIQKDGFYYYTNSTGGNIVIWKTKDITALSTSPKKAVWSPPAGMAYSRDLWAPELHFINGKWYVYFAADNGDNNNHRIYVIENSSADPTQGTWEFKGKIADSTDKWAIDASVFESKGSWYMIWSGWEGDHNGQQNIYIAKMKDALTIGSERVKVSSPTYTWETNGDLRDGDLTHVSVNEGPEILKHGNKQFLIYSASGCWTDFYALGMLTADKNSDLLNPASWKKSDQPVFKQSPENSVYAPGHNSFFKSPDGREDWIIYHANSNPNEGCGNKRSPRAQKFSWNKDGSPNFGVPVKDGQPLVKPSGTK
- a CDS encoding amidohydrolase; translation: MIKENKMDGDQSIPADFSSLKTGSGDLLIYNARILSFQDGFDNNAYDTLAISGNRIKAIGRFGDLQSLIQPGTQVINALGKTLMPGLNDSHIHIWKVGNLKTYMLDVRGAQSLDHLLQMLADYALQYPEAAWITARGFNEAAWKNGQIPTKTDLDKVIKDRPVYVIRTCAHIAVCNSKALKLCNITANTPVPDGGVIYQGDDGKPNGIFSETALGLITKNIPPYTKTELKTMVLAAREELYKYGVTSATDPAVDPLLLDTYYEMHRENRLGFRLNAIPIILPDGGDQPYPIPDYYTSDEFNVNTVKFFSDGGLSGKTAALKRPYKNSAEQGVLRLNKDQYITLASQASAKGLSIATHAIGDAAIQFVIDSYKELKKLFPDIKNRIEHLGLPETKHLEAMHKYEIATSMQSIFISELGKNFIKYLDEDYLNRCYPVKSVIDNNILMALSSDAPVVKNLNPFKGVQAAVTRTDDEGSIIAAHEAITVAEALKAYTYNAALISKTEQTGSLAAGKFADFIVLDGDPLKISHEQLNTIKVKQTFVNGQSVYSA
- a CDS encoding aspartate aminotransferase family protein — encoded protein: MKHIQLKTALPGPKSLEILERRKNALPAGLAKSTEVVVERASGALVWDVDDNQLIDLAGGIGMINVGHCNDAVVDAIKAQVDKYIHTCTLVTTMEPYVELAELLNDITPGDFKKKTLLANSGSEAVENAVNVAKYYTKRNSVLCFEGAYHGRTLLTLSLTSKYSLFKKGMGPFVSDIYRIPAPNLYRKLPGMTDDEYVQYCIKQLDIAFISQVDPESLAAIIIEPVMGEGGFIPMPKAYLQKIRKVCDKYGIVMIADEIQCGAGRTGKFYAVEHFDVVPDVVVSAKSIGAGMPISATTGRAEIMDAPHPGGVGGTYGGSPVACVAAIEAIKIIKSESFLTRVNQVGELMRSTLENWKKKYAIIGDVRGLGAMQLVEFVKDRDSKDPDMDVTLEIIRDAVSQGLIMIRAGLFSNCLRLLPPIVITDEQLTEALGVLEEAIKRADDKRK